From a single Nicotiana tomentosiformis chromosome 2, ASM39032v3, whole genome shotgun sequence genomic region:
- the LOC104099660 gene encoding ribosome production factor 2 homolog: MMRSKTPWKIKTPQKGRIRRELEKRAPKLVETGKKTLILHGTKTSQVLNEVMTEIYHLKRDNSVKYTRKNDNVRPFESGGEASLEFYSLKTDCSLFVYGSHSKKRPNNLVIGRTYDHHIYDLVEVGVEEFKSMKKFKYDKSLAPKIGSKPFFTFIGEGFDSVEELKHLKEVLLDLFHGEVVTNLNLAGLDRVYVCAAVSPKKVFLTHCALRLKKSGTVVPRIELVEVGPSMDLVVRRHRLPDDSLKKEAMKTALDKAKKREKNVVKDAIQGKYGKIYIPDQKVGSVALPHKAKGVKRERREAKMKNVADQPEEKKQKLDSE, encoded by the exons ATGATGAGAAGTAAAACCCCATGGAAAATTAAAACCCCACAGAAAGGAAGAATCAGAAGGGAGCTTGAAAAACGTGCTCCTAAACTG GTTGAAACTGGGAAAAAGACATTGATATTACATGGTACAAAAACAAGCCAAGTGTTGAATGAGGTGATGACTGAAATTTATCATTTGAAGAGGGATAATTCTGTTAAATATACCCGGAAGAATGATAATGTTAGACCATTCGAGAGCGGGGGCGAGGCTTCTTTGGAGTTTTACTCTCTTAAGACAGATTGCAGCCTTTTTGTG TATGGTTCTCACTCCAAGAAGCGCCCTAACAATCTTGTTATTGGGCGAACCTATGATCACCATATTTACGATCTTGTAGAGGTAGGAGTGGAAGAGTTCAAAAGCATGAAGAAGTTCAAATATGATAAGAGTTTGGCTCCTAAAATTGGGTCAAAGCCCTTTTTTACCTTTATTGGAGAAGGATTTGATAGTGTTGAAGAGTTGAAGCATTTAAAAGAAGTTTTGCTTGATCTATTCCATGGCGAG GTAGTGACCAACTTGAACCTTGCTGGGTTAGATCGTGTATATGTATGTGCAGCTGTGTCGCCAAAAAAGGTTTTCTTGACACATTGTGCACTACGGCTTAAAAAATCTGGCACAGTAGTTCCAAGAATAGAATTAGTGGAGGTTGGCCCGTCCATGGACTTAGTAGTTCGGCGACATCGTCTCCCTGACGACAGTTTGAAGAAAGAAGCTATGAAAACTGCTCTTGATAAAGCAAAGAAGAGG GAGAAAAATGTTGTCAAAGATGCCATTCAAGGAAAATACGGGAAGATTTACATTCCAGATCAGAAG GTTGGAAGTGTTGCACTGCCTCACAAAGCAAAAGGAGTTAAAAGGGAGCGAAGAGAAGCTAAGATGAAGAATGTGGCAGACCAGCCTGAAGAAAAGAAACAGAAGCTGGATTCTGAGTGA